From the genome of Campylobacter concisus:
CACAAGCGAACTAAGCTCATCAAAGTCATTGCTATGCTCTTCTTTTATCGCAGGCGGCTCATTGTTTTGCTCTAAGGATTTGTCTATATCTTCTGAATCAGCCATATATTTGCTAGCTATGTCATTTATCATATCATCATCTATAAGTTCAGTATCTGTTTCATCAAAACTGATATCTTTATCCTTTAAATCCTCGGCCTCTAGTTCACTTAGCTCCTCTTTTAAAAACTCGTCATCTAAAGCCTCGTTATCAAATTTATCTGCTTCATCATCTTCTTTTGCTAAATTTTCAAGACCCATATCAATTTCTGGAAGCTCAAAATTTTCTAAATCATCAAAGTTTTTATTGCTTTCGTCAAAGTCATTAAAATTTGCAGACTCATCTAGTCCAAGTTCAAGTTCTTTATCATTGTCAGTATTTTTGTTTTGTTCAAATAAACTAATAAATTCTGTTGGTAAAAAGGGCTTTTCAAGCATAACATCAGCAAAATCAGGCTTTTCACCGCCTCTAGGTGCTAGATACATTATCTTTTGATTTAAATTAACATCACTGCTATCCATATCACTATCGATGATAATATAATCAAATTGATCTCCAACACTATTAACATCGTCAAATTCGCTATATTCTATGCCTAGCTTATTTAAACTTAACGTTATAAGACGAGAAACTGCTGGGTTTTTGTTTACAAGTGCAACTTTCATGATCCCTCCTTGAAGAGCTTGAGGCTGTATTCTATGATAAATTTCATTGCTATTTACTTAAAAAAATAGTGCTGGCATATCGTTTAAAATCTGCACCATCATATCAGTTATGATTTTTATAATGCCAGCTAAAATAGCTATCAAAACCGAAAAGCCGATACTTACCTTAATAGGATAGCCAACGACTAATAGGTTAAATTGTGGCATGGTTTTCATAAGCATGCCAAAAATAGCATCTGAAAGTATAGAAAGCGCGATGATAGGAAAAGCCAGAACGAATCCAAACATAAAAAGATTGCCAAAAAGCTTTAGGGCGTAGCTCATCACACCACTTCTTGGATAAAAATCTCCAAGCGGTATAGCAGAAAGTGAAGTGGAATAAAACTGTAATATTAAATGGTGCCCATCAAGCATCAAAAATGCAAGAAGCGCGATAAAATTTAAAATATTTGCGATCACTGGTGAATTTGTACCGGTTTGTGGATCAAGCACTGAAGCCATCGAAAAACCCATAATCATCGAGATCTGCTCGCCAGCCATTTGAAGTATTGCAAAAACGATATTTAGCAAAAGCCCAGCACAAAGTCCGAGCATAGCCTCACTTAAAATTTCCATAATCAAAAAATTTATAGCATGCTCATGAGCGTGTGAGAGCGGAAAAAGCACAACACAAAGAGCAAAAACTAGCAAAGTTTTTATACTAAGTGGGATTTGATTGTGAGAAAAAAATGGAAAAAATACAATAAGCCCACTAAGACGTGCAAAAAGGAGCATAAAGGTTATGACTTTATCCGCTCCAAAAAACTCGACTAGTTCCATTATTTTATATTAACGCCTCGTCCATCTCAGCTGGAATTTCAAGCCCCATGATCTTTAAAACACTAGGAGCGATATTATTTAGACCGCCATTTTTTACCTTTTTTACTCCATCAGCCATCACAAAACAAAAGACGTCGTAGGTCGTGTGGTTTGTCAGTAGCTCACCGCTGCTATCGCGCATCTCTTCGCAGTTTCCGTGATCGCTCGTGATGATCATCGCATAGTTTTTCTCTTTTGCTTTAGCGTAAATTTCTCCAAGAGCCGTATCTACTGCCTCTACCGCTTTTATAGCGGCCTCATAGTTGCCAGTGTGTCCCACCATATCGCCATTTGCGAAATTTACCACGATAAAATCTTGCTCGTCATCCATACCTTTTAGCACGGCTTTGCAAACTTCTGCTGCGCTCATCTCTGGCTTTTCATCATAGGTCTTTACCTTTGGACTAGGGATTAGCACCCTCGTTTCGTTGCTGGCTAACTCCTCGACGCCGCCATTAAAGAAAAATGTTACGTGGGCGTATTTTTCAGTCTCAGCAGTGTGAAGCTGCCTTAGCCCAGCAGCTGCTATGACCTCGCTTAGGGTATTTTTTATCTTTTCATTTTTAAATAGCACATCAAATTTAAAATTTGCGTCGTATTCGGTCATAGTAATTAGATTTTTGATAGCAAAAGGTCGCTCAAACTCGCTAAATTTCTCTTCGCCCAGAGCCTGGCAAATTTCTCTTGCTCTATCATTTCTAAAATTTATTACGATCACGCCGTCATCTTCGCCTATGCCTTTAAAGCCATTAAAGCTTACTGGCTTTACAAACTCATCTGTCACGCCCTCATCGTAGCTTTTTTGTAGATATTCGCTAGGCGATAAGCTGCTTAAATTTGCTCCCTTTACCAAGCTATCATAGGCCTCTTTTACGCGCTCCCAGCGTTTATCTCTATCCATCGCATAAAATCTCCCACAAACGGTAGCTACCTTAAATTTAGCTTCCAAACTTTTTATAAAATTTATACCACTATTTGGGCTAACGTCGCGTCCGTCGGTGATAGCGTGGGCAAAAACCTCGCAGCCATTTTTGCTAGCAAGCTCGCACATACCATCAAAATGCTCCATATGTGAGTGCACGCCGCCATCGCTATAAAGCCCTATGATGTGGATCTTTTTGCACTTTTTAAAAAGAGCTTTTAGCGCTTCATTTTCTGCTATCGAGCCATCAGCGAAGCTGCGTGAAATTTTGACCAAATTTTGATACAAAACTCGCCCACTTCCTATACACATATGCCCTACTTCGCTGTTTCCCATCTGCCCTTCAGGTAGTCCCACAGCGTTTCCAGAGGTTTTTATGAGCGAGTTTGGAATTTCTTTAAAAAATTTCTCGTAATTTGGCTTTTTAGCCGCCTCAAATGCGTTAAATTTAGCGCTTTTATTAAATCCAATACCATCAGTTATTATTAAAATAGTTTTTTGACTCATTTTGAAAATTTATCCTTAATTTTAGATAATTTTTAAGGCCATTATACTAAAATTGCTTTTTTTTAAAAATAAAGGCTCTCATGTTTTACTATATCTATGAAATTTTAAATTTTAATATCTTTCAATACATCACCGTTCGTGCTGGTATCGCTTTTTTCATCGCTTTTGCACTCACAACTTATTTGATGCCCAAATTTATCGCTTGGGCAAAGGCAAAAAACGCCGCCCAGCCTATCTACGAGCTTGCCCCACAAACTCACCAAAAAAAGGCCAAAACGCCGACCATGGGCGGACTTGTTTTTGTCTTCACAGCCGTACTTTCCACGGTAATTTGCGCAAGGCTTGATAACGCATTTGTCTTAACATCTCTCTTTTGCCTAGTTTGCTTTACGCTGCTTGGCTACAAGGACGATTACAGCAAAATTTTAGGAGCAAAAAATCACGCCGGCCTAAGCCCAAAAGCAAAGCTCTTTTTTCAGTTTCTCATCGCCTTTTTGATCGCATCATTTTTGTACTTTAGCAAAGAGTTAAACACTGAATTTTACCTACCATTTTATAAGCAACCGATCTTTGACATGAAAATTTTTGCCATTTTCTTTTGGACACTGGTCATAGTCGCTGCTTCAAATTCAGTAAATTTAACAGACGGGCTTGACGGGCTAGCTACTGTGCCATCTATATTTTCGCTTCTGACACTTGGCGTTTTTGCCTACATCTGTGGCCACGCTGTCTTTAGCTCGTACCTACTTTTACCAAAGATCTCAGGCGTTGGCGAGAGCGTCGTCGTTGCCTCTGCGCTCATTGGCTCACTCATGGGCTTTTTGTGGTTTAACTGCCATCCGGCCGAGGTCTTTATGGGCGATAGCGGCAGCCTAAGCGTTGGCGCATATATCGGCTTTATGGGCGTTGCGACCAAAAATGAAATTTTACTCATTATCATCGGCCTCATCTTTGTCGTTGAGACACTAAGCGTCATCTTGCAGGTTGGCAGCTTTAAAATTTTTAAACGCAGAATTTTTCT
Proteins encoded in this window:
- the gpmI gene encoding 2,3-bisphosphoglycerate-independent phosphoglycerate mutase; its protein translation is MSQKTILIITDGIGFNKSAKFNAFEAAKKPNYEKFFKEIPNSLIKTSGNAVGLPEGQMGNSEVGHMCIGSGRVLYQNLVKISRSFADGSIAENEALKALFKKCKKIHIIGLYSDGGVHSHMEHFDGMCELASKNGCEVFAHAITDGRDVSPNSGINFIKSLEAKFKVATVCGRFYAMDRDKRWERVKEAYDSLVKGANLSSLSPSEYLQKSYDEGVTDEFVKPVSFNGFKGIGEDDGVIVINFRNDRAREICQALGEEKFSEFERPFAIKNLITMTEYDANFKFDVLFKNEKIKNTLSEVIAAAGLRQLHTAETEKYAHVTFFFNGGVEELASNETRVLIPSPKVKTYDEKPEMSAAEVCKAVLKGMDDEQDFIVVNFANGDMVGHTGNYEAAIKAVEAVDTALGEIYAKAKEKNYAMIITSDHGNCEEMRDSSGELLTNHTTYDVFCFVMADGVKKVKNGGLNNIAPSVLKIMGLEIPAEMDEALI
- the mraY gene encoding phospho-N-acetylmuramoyl-pentapeptide-transferase; translated protein: MFYYIYEILNFNIFQYITVRAGIAFFIAFALTTYLMPKFIAWAKAKNAAQPIYELAPQTHQKKAKTPTMGGLVFVFTAVLSTVICARLDNAFVLTSLFCLVCFTLLGYKDDYSKILGAKNHAGLSPKAKLFFQFLIAFLIASFLYFSKELNTEFYLPFYKQPIFDMKIFAIFFWTLVIVAASNSVNLTDGLDGLATVPSIFSLLTLGVFAYICGHAVFSSYLLLPKISGVGESVVVASALIGSLMGFLWFNCHPAEVFMGDSGSLSVGAYIGFMGVATKNEILLIIIGLIFVVETLSVILQVGSFKIFKRRIFLMAPIHHHFEIKGWAENKIIVRFWIIALLANLIALTALKIR
- the fliR gene encoding flagellar biosynthetic protein FliR; the encoded protein is MELVEFFGADKVITFMLLFARLSGLIVFFPFFSHNQIPLSIKTLLVFALCVVLFPLSHAHEHAINFLIMEILSEAMLGLCAGLLLNIVFAILQMAGEQISMIMGFSMASVLDPQTGTNSPVIANILNFIALLAFLMLDGHHLILQFYSTSLSAIPLGDFYPRSGVMSYALKLFGNLFMFGFVLAFPIIALSILSDAIFGMLMKTMPQFNLLVVGYPIKVSIGFSVLIAILAGIIKIITDMMVQILNDMPALFF